Proteins encoded together in one Flavobacteriales bacterium window:
- a CDS encoding HIT family protein has translation MASLFTRIIQGEIPCHRVGEDARFLAFLDINPQREGHTLVVPKLEVDRFLELPEDLLSGILPFAREVGARIQRVVPCDRIGLCVIGLEVPHAHLHLVPLDRMADMDFTRPKLRPTAEELAALAKRIREA, from the coding sequence ATGGCCAGCCTCTTCACCCGCATCATCCAAGGCGAGATCCCCTGCCACAGGGTGGGCGAGGACGCGCGGTTCCTCGCCTTCCTGGACATCAACCCTCAGCGCGAGGGCCACACCCTGGTGGTGCCGAAGCTGGAGGTGGACCGCTTCCTTGAGCTTCCGGAGGACCTGCTGTCGGGCATTCTGCCCTTCGCCAGGGAGGTGGGCGCGCGCATCCAGCGGGTGGTGCCCTGCGACCGGATCGGGCTGTGCGTGATCGGCCTGGAGGTGCCGCACGCCCACCTTCACCTGGTGCCTCTGGACCGCATGGCGGACATGGACTTCACGCGGCCCAAGCTGCGACCCACCGCCGAGGAACTGGCGGCGCTGGCCAAGCGGATCCGCGAGGCCTGA
- the ruvC gene encoding crossover junction endodeoxyribonuclease RuvC, with translation MPNDRELHGLKTAKNSGVARAERIILGIDPGTTVMGFGVIRAEGPRITLVEAGSIRFAAGDDHTLKLQAIHRHTTELIERHLPDDLAIEAQFFGKNVQSMLKLGRAQGVAIAAAIQREVAVREYAPTRIKQSITGHGGATKEQVAAMLLSILGVSALPASTDATDALAVAVCHQFSQGHAAPVPARGGRGGGGAGWSQFVRNNPGRVKG, from the coding sequence ATGCCGAACGATCGTGAACTCCATGGCCTGAAGACGGCCAAAAATAGCGGGGTGGCCCGGGCCGAGCGCATCATTCTTGGTATTGACCCCGGGACGACCGTCATGGGCTTCGGGGTCATCCGGGCCGAAGGCCCGCGGATCACGCTCGTGGAGGCGGGCAGCATCCGGTTCGCCGCCGGGGATGATCACACCCTGAAGCTGCAGGCCATCCACCGCCACACCACCGAACTGATCGAGCGGCACCTACCGGACGACCTGGCGATCGAAGCCCAGTTCTTCGGCAAGAACGTGCAGAGCATGCTGAAGCTCGGCCGCGCCCAGGGTGTGGCCATCGCAGCCGCGATCCAGCGCGAGGTGGCCGTGCGGGAGTATGCCCCCACGCGCATCAAGCAGAGCATCACCGGGCACGGCGGCGCCACCAAGGAACAGGTGGCCGCCATGCTGCTCAGCATCCTGGGTGTGTCCGCACTACCGGCCAGCACGGACGCCACGGATGCGCTGGCCGTGGCGGTGTGCCATCAGTTCAGCCAGGGGCACGCCGCACCGGTGCCTGCGCGTGGAGGTCGCGGTGGCGGCGGGGCCGGCTGGTCGCAGTTCGTGCGTAACAACCCGGGGCGGGTGAAGGGGTGA
- a CDS encoding PorV/PorQ family protein codes for MMQRTTSASLQALGSAVLLTLLALPAHAGNPDRAGSAGAAQLLINPWARSAGWGLANTAALRGVESMFGNVAGLAHTRKTEVAFSTSRWLEGSGVTVNSFGLGQRVGSTGALGISVMSMGFGDLPVNTTDQPEGGLGTFRVSYANISVAYAKGFSNSIYGGLLVRVVSESIADARASGVCFDAGINYVTGERDQVRFAIALKNVGPTMRFDGDGMAVQGLLVSGSDQLTLANRSQKFELPSMLSIGGSYDFKLGEMHRLTPALSFFSNSFTRDQFVLGLEYAFRRIFHLRGGYLWEENITSDEERATVFTGPSGGLSVDLPFGKEKQSAIAVDYAYRATNPFSGVHQIGIRVSL; via the coding sequence ATGATGCAACGAACTACCTCCGCATCCCTCCAGGCTCTGGGGTCCGCGGTGCTGCTCACCCTGTTGGCCCTGCCGGCGCATGCGGGCAATCCGGACCGGGCCGGTTCGGCCGGGGCCGCACAGCTGCTGATCAACCCTTGGGCGCGCAGCGCCGGATGGGGCCTGGCCAATACCGCGGCCCTCCGCGGGGTGGAGAGCATGTTCGGCAACGTGGCGGGCCTGGCCCACACGCGCAAGACAGAAGTGGCCTTCTCCACGAGCCGCTGGCTCGAAGGGTCCGGCGTCACGGTGAACAGCTTCGGCCTGGGGCAGCGCGTGGGCAGCACCGGTGCCTTGGGCATCAGCGTGATGTCCATGGGCTTCGGTGACCTGCCGGTGAACACGACGGACCAGCCCGAAGGCGGACTGGGCACTTTCCGTGTGAGCTACGCCAACATCAGCGTGGCCTACGCGAAGGGCTTCTCCAACAGCATCTATGGCGGCCTGCTGGTGCGGGTGGTTTCCGAGTCCATCGCCGATGCGCGTGCCTCCGGGGTCTGTTTCGATGCCGGAATCAACTACGTCACCGGGGAGCGCGATCAGGTGCGTTTCGCCATCGCCCTGAAGAACGTGGGTCCCACGATGCGCTTCGACGGCGACGGCATGGCCGTGCAGGGGCTCTTGGTGAGCGGAAGCGATCAGCTCACCCTGGCCAACCGGTCGCAGAAGTTCGAGCTGCCCTCCATGTTGTCCATCGGGGGCTCGTACGACTTCAAGCTCGGTGAGATGCACCGCCTGACCCCGGCGTTGAGCTTCTTCTCCAACTCGTTCACCCGCGATCAGTTCGTGCTTGGCCTGGAGTATGCGTTCCGCCGCATCTTCCACCTGCGCGGCGGATACCTGTGGGAGGAGAACATCACCAGCGATGAGGAGCGCGCCACCGTGTTCACCGGGCCTTCGGGGGGCCTCAGTGTGGACCTGCCCTTCGGCAAGGAGAAGCAGAGCGCCATCGCCGTGGACTACGCGTACCGGGCGACCAACCCCTTCAGTGGCGTCCACCAGATCGGCATCCGCGTGAGCCTCTGA
- the greA gene encoding transcription elongation factor GreA: MSGPAYYTEEGFRKLQEELHHMRSVERPHISQQIADARDKGDLSENAEYHAAKEEQGLLEARIAKLEEVLANARIIDASQLDASRVYIHCKVLVRHVDNDSRREFILVAESEADIKLGKISVSSPIGKGLLGKSKGEVAEIVTPAGSTRFEIVEISR, from the coding sequence ATGTCAGGTCCGGCCTATTACACCGAGGAGGGCTTCCGCAAGCTCCAGGAAGAGCTGCATCACATGCGCAGCGTGGAGCGCCCCCACATCAGCCAGCAGATCGCCGACGCCCGCGATAAGGGCGACCTCAGCGAGAACGCGGAGTACCACGCCGCCAAGGAGGAGCAGGGCTTGCTGGAAGCGCGCATCGCCAAGCTGGAGGAAGTGCTGGCCAATGCCCGCATCATCGACGCCTCCCAGCTCGACGCGTCAAGGGTGTACATCCACTGCAAAGTGTTGGTCCGCCATGTGGACAATGACTCGCGCCGCGAGTTCATCCTGGTGGCCGAGAGCGAGGCCGACATCAAGCTGGGCAAGATCAGCGTGAGCTCACCCATCGGCAAGGGCCTGTTGGGCAAGAGCAAGGGCGAGGTGGCCGAGATCGTCACCCCGGCCGGCAGCACCCGCTTCGAGATCGTGGAGATCAGCCGTTGA